The following is a genomic window from Pseudomonadota bacterium.
CCAACAAAGCCATTGCAAAAATGACTCTCAAAGAGATCGCAAAATCGGATATTGCGGGAAATGGACGGGGGGTATTCCTTAGGAAGCTCATGCGTGGGGGGCACGAGATGCCTGTTACACTGGGTACTAAGGTAGACCGAGGCGACGTGTTGACCATAGCAGGGGCAAAACGCGATGTTGAACGGGCCGCCAAGGTGCTGGGTTATGCGGACCGTCCTACTGATATGACCGATATAGTATTCGTTGGTATCGGCATTCTCCTTGGTGGTCTTATCGGCGCCCTGTCTATCAAGATTGGCAAGGTTCCCTTAAGCTTGAGTACCAGTGGCGGTGTATTGATCATGGGGCTCGTATTTGGCTGGCTGCGATCAGTTCATCCAACCTTTGGCCGCATCCCTGCTCCTGCCCTCTGGATGATGAACAATGTGGGTCTTACCACCTTTATTGCCGTGGTGGGTATAAGTTCCGGGCCGGGATTTGTCGCAGGTCTGAAGGAGGCAGGACTTATGCTGTTCTTTGCAGGCATTTTTGTTACCATAATGCCATTTGTGGTGGGAATCTTCATGGGTAAGTATGTTTTTAAGATGAATGCAGGCATCATTCTGGGCGCCTGCGCCGGGGCGCGTACCACCACGGCAGCGCTGGGCGCCATACAGGACGTTGCGAAAAGTAAAATTCCGGCCCTTGGTTATACCGTGACCTACGCCGTGGGCAATACGCTTCTCATCATCTGGGGGGTGGTGATCGTTATAATGCTGGCATAAATTAAAAACCAGAAAGGAGAAATAATTATGGCAACAAAAAAAATTATCGATCCTGAATATATCCATCCGTTTGATGAATTCAATATGGAGATCCCTGAGGATACTTTTCCCATGCAGGGAATGATGGCCAGGGCGGCCAAGGGAATCGTGAACAGCGAGGAATGGACCGACGCCAATCCCGTGCTCAATCTATCTTCATTTGTGACAACCTTTGCCGAGCCGGAGTTGAGAGAGGTTGCTGCCGCAAACTTCCTGAAAAACTACATAGACCACGATATGTATCCGCAATTGTTCGCCATGGAGGGCCGCATGGTGCGGTGGCTCCATGACCTGTGGAATGGCCCGAAGAATGTGGAACCTTACGGCACCGCCACGGTCGGTTCGTCCGAGGCCTGCATGCTTGGCGGTCTTGCGCACAAGTGGAACTGGCGTGAGAAAAGGCAGAAGGCAGGCAAGGATGCAGGCCAGCCCAACATGGTCACCGGCGGTAATGTCCAGATCGTGTGGAAAAAATTCATGAAGTATTTCGATGTTGAGCCGCGTATTGTTCCGCTAAAGCCTGGCAATTACCGCCTGACAGCCGAGCGCCTCGAGAAGTACGTGGATGAGAACACAATATGTGTGGTGGCCATTGCCGGTCAGACCTTCACCGGTGAGGACGACGATTTTCAGGAAATCCATGACTGGCTCGATGCCTACGAGAAGAAGACAGGCATCTCTGTCCCTATGCACATTGACGGCGCTTCCGGCGGCTTTGTGAACCCGTTCCTCTATCCTGACTATAAGTGGGACTTTCGCCTGCCGCGGGTGCTTTCCATCAATGCATCAGGCCATAAGTATGGTCTTGTGCCGCCCGGACTTGGCTGGGTGGTCTTCAAGGAACGCAAGATTTTCAATGAAGACCTGGTGTTCTATGTGAATTACCTGGGTGGTGAGATGCCCACTGCCACATTGAACTTCAGCCGTAATGCCTTCCAGATCGCGGCGCAGTATTATCAGTTTCTGCGGCTGGGGCGCGAAGGCTACACGCGCATCATGCAGGAAACGGTTAACCATGCCATCTACCTGCGTAAACAACTGGTGGACAGTGGCTATTTCAAGATTATGAATGAGACGCAACGCATTCCGGTTGTAGCCCTGACGCTTGATAAAAAGATAAAGAACTTTAACGAGTTCGATGTGTCCAACAAGGTGCGTGAGCGTGGCTGGGTACTCTCGGCCTACACCATGCCGCCCGATGCACAGAAAATCCGCAGCTTGCGCATAGTGGTGCGTCCGCACCTGAACCGCAATACCATTAATTTGCTGGCCAGGGATATTATCAAAGCCTGCGATTACCTGAAAGTTCATGGCGGCACAGCCACACCGCCCGCATTGCACGACATGCATAAGACTGCTACGTCGAAGTGTTAAAGGCAGGTAAAAAAAGTGAAAAGTGAAAGGTGAAGGAGAATTCTATGGACTGGAACGGACTTGAAAAACACCGCATCGATCTTAAACTCCCGCTGTTAATCATCAGCGGGACACGTGGACTATTAGCCTGCGGCTATCTGAACGTGGAGACTTTCGATAAGACCGGTGAGACAGCGGCAATCGTGACCGGTGTGAAAAATTTCGATGATATGCTCAATGCTAAGGCGGTGAAAGTTTCCAATGCTGCCGAGCAGGCTGGCATAGAGCCTGGAATGACCGGAGCCGAAGTGGTCGAGCGTATTCGCTGAGCGGTTCAAACATTCAAGAAAAGGGGCGACCCCCTTACGGGGACAGGCGTGAGCCCCAGTAAATAAGGCAGTCGTTAGTGAATAGTCGATAGTGGAAACACTAAAGAGGAGACAGATTACAGATAATATATGCAAGGATATAATTTAGCGAGCCCCGCGAGCGAGAGGGGAAGGCTCCGCGGGCTTTGCCCGTGGAGGGGGCGACGCAAGCCCCAGTAAATGAACAGGAGGAGTAAATGAGGTGGACGAAACGGTTGTTTAACATCGGTTTGCTTATACTGGTTGCAACGCTCTTTGTTGCAACCGATTCAGCTTTTGCCCTGCCTAAGATCAAAATTCTGGCCACAGGCGGCACTATTGCCGGCGCCCAGACCAGCACGTCCGAGGCTGGCTACAGAGCCGGCAGTTTCTCGGTGGACGACCTGATCAAGGCTGTCCCGCAACTCAAAGATCTTGCCGACATTACCGGCGAACAGGTGGCAAACATTGGCAGTCAGACCATGAACCATGAGGTTTGGCTCAAGCTTGCCAAACGGGTTAATGAAGTGCTCAAGAGAGACACAGACGGCGTTGTCATCACCCACGGCACTGACACCATGGAAGAGACCGCGTTTTTTCTAAGCCTTGTCGTGAAAAGCGACAAACCCGTCGTGCTCGTTGGTTCGATGCGTCCGGCCACTGCTATTGGCGCTGATGGTCCGGCAAATCTCTATAACGCAGTCGCGCTTGCTGCGAATCCCAAAGCAAGGGGGCGTGGCCCGCTCGTTGTTCTTAATGACGAAATCCACTACGCCCGCGAAATCCAGAAGATGAACAGCACTCAACTCGACACATTCAAATCGCCGAACCGTGGACGCGCCGGTGTGATGAATACGGGCAAGGCATACTTCTTCTCGCAAAACACCACGCGCCACACCATGGAGAGTGAGTTTTCGGTGGACGGCAAGGAGGCAAAGGACCTGCCCCGTGTTGAGGTAGTCTATTCCTATGCGAATCTCGGTAATGACGTCATAAACTTTCTCGTCGAAAAGGGTGTCAAAGGGATTATCCTGGCAGGTGTGGGTGATGGCAACAGCACTGACGCCGCTATTGCCGGCCTTGCAGATGCGGCCAGAAAGGGTGTTGCGGTAGTACGGGCCACCCGCACAGGAAGCGGCCTTGTTGTGCGCAACGTCGAAGTGGACGACGACAAACTCGGTTTTATCACCTCGATGGAACTGAACGCGCAAAAATCCCGCATTCTCCTCATGCTGGGGCTGATGAGGACAAATGATCCGAAAAAGCTGCAGGAACTTTTCTATTTATATTAGAGAAAGGGGGTTAGTATGAGTAGTATGGGCATGTACGCAAAAATGGCACTCTTCACGGTCATGTTTCTTCTCCTAATTTTTACAACGCCAGCGCAGGCCCAGTCCCAGAAAGAAGAGATCGAAAACCTCAAAGCGGCCGTCCAGTCTATGCAAAAGACCATCGAAGAGCTGAACAGGAAGATCGCTGAGATTGAGAAAACTCAGGACAAAACACCACAGGCGCCTCAGGCGGCAACACAGGCACCGGCTGTACCTATGGTCCAGGCGTCTGTACCCACTGCCAAACAACAACCGGAAAGCACTGCACCTGCCTGGTTTGACACAAAGTCTTTTGTTACAAAAGGAGACTTCCCAGGTTCCTTCAAGATTCCCGGTACCAATACCTCTATGCAGCTCGGCGGGTCTATCCAGACAGACATAATGTACGATTTCAAGGGGAACATTGGAAGTAAAGACAGTTTTGTGACCAACACGATTCCCACCACCGGACCTTCGGGGTCAAACAACACGAATTTCAGTATACGGAATTCGCGCGTGTTTGTGAAGACCGATACACCCACAGACTTAGGGCATCTTAAGACCTTATTCGAGTGGGATTTTTTTGGCTCCGGCAATACGACAAACTTAAGGCTCCGCCATGCTTACGGCCAGATGGGATCATTTCTTGTCGGGCAGACATGGAGTACATTTATGGATGCTTCAGCCATGCCTGATACCCTTGATCACGAGGGGCCAAGTGGATTTGTGATCATTCGATTGCCCATGGTCCGGTGGACTCAGTCCCTTACAAAAGGTCTAACATGGGCCACGGCTATTGAGAAACCCAGTGGCGAAATAACTGCACCTCAAGGCCAGACAGGGGATACCCGCAACCCGTATCCGGACTTTGCTACCAACCTGCGATGGGAACAGGACTGGGGACACCTCCAGGCGGCAGGGCTTTTCCGTGGTATGGCTTTCAATCCGACGACCCCGTCGGGGGATAATCAGATGAATGTGGGTTGGGGGTTTAACCTGACAGGCGAACTAAAAACCTGGGGTAAAGACAGCATCCTTTTCTCGGGGACCTATGGCAAGGGCATAGCGAGGTATATGAATGATATGGGTGGGCTTGGACTGGATGCTGTCCCGAAAAGGCCAGGCAGTGCTGACCTTGGTACACCGGGAACCTTCGGCGGTACTCTCACATATGGCCACTGGTGGAACGAGAAGTTGAACTCCAATTTTGTCTACAGTTACTCATTCCTGGATAATATGCCAGGGCAGGCCACGTTGCCAGGGCAGCCGGCAGCATACCGTAGTGCCCAGTATGGCGCCGCCAACCTGCTATGGTATCTCACAAAGCGTGTCATGCTCGGTGTGGAATATCTCTATGGCAACTATCAGGATTACAATAAGGACAGTGGCACGGCGAGTCGCTTTCAGTCGTCGGTCCGGTTCAACTTTTGATGAATAATATATAAGAAAAGTCAGCACAATCAGGCTTATGAATTGCAGAGAATTTCTGGGCGCTTTTCTAAAACTTGTGCATAATATTTACAATCAGAGAACCCCAGATGGTAAGCACCACGTTTGCAACCGCGTAGGCAGTTGCATAGCCGATCACAGGCAGTGAACTTTCGGCCTGTTCCTCAAGTGTAAGCAGCGCCGCCGACTCGTTCCGTGAACCGGTGAGCGAGCCATACAGGAAAACCGGATTCAATTTCATAAACAGCTTTGCAAAGAAATAGCCTACCAGAACTGGAATGATTGTCAGAATAACCCCGGCAATGAAGACCGATAACCCCGTAGTTTTCAAGGCAGCCAGCGCCTGACTGCCCGCACCCAGTCCGACGCAGGCAATAAAGAGGTTCAATCCCAGGTTCTGGAGAATCCACCGGCTTGCGGATGGAATCTGTCCGTAGGTCGGATGCAAAGTGCGCACCCATCCGAAAATAAGGCCGGAGACAAGGACACCGCCGCCAACGCCGAGAGAGATCGGAATACCGGCAATATTCACTACAAGAAGTCCTATTAGCGTGCCGAGCACAACTCCGCAGCCTACAACAACCATATCGGTCACATCCGTCTGGCGTTCCGCAAATCCGACCATTTTAACTGCGCGTTCCACATCTTCCTTGCTTCCAATCAACTGAAGGATATCGCAGCGCTCAATTGCGGTTTTAGGCAAAATAGGAACTGTATTGCTCTGACGCGTAATCTTGCGGAGGAAGAGGCCGCGCGCCTCGTTTAGACTTCCAAGTTCGGCAATGGTTTTACCAACAATTTCCTTATTCAGGACGCAGACCTCCATAACTTCTCCGACAATTTCCACCAGGTCTGCGATATCCTGTTCCGGGCCGATAAGTTCCGTCGCGGCAAGCATGCATTTCCGGGATGGACTTCCTATAATAAGGATGTCACCTGATTGAGCGGCAAGATCAGGCTGAAGCGTCAGTGTCTGCTTGCCTCTTTGAACAGCCTCAACAAAGGCATGCTGGGGGAAAAGTCCTTCGATAAAGCTGACGGTCTTGCCGAATATTTTTTCGTTTTCCACGCGGTATGCGCGCAGACTCAACTGCTTCGACCAAGAAAATAGATCAGGACTTTTGTCTGGAACATTTCCTCCTCCGGAATAACTTTCTTCAAGCTTCCCGGCTTCCGCTTTCAGATCGTCACCCATTATTCTGGGCAGTAAAGAAAACATAAGGATACCGCCAACTGTGCCAAAGATGTAAGTTATAGCGTATGCTATGGCTGTATCTGTTTCCATAGCGGTCCTGGCGGCCTCGGAAAGTCCGGGCAGATGGGTGATGGCGCCTTCCGCGGTCCCGATTGCTGCTGATGTGGTCAGAGCTCCGGCCAGAAGCCCCGCTGTCGTCCCCGGACTGAAGCCGAAGAGTTTCCCAAGCGCAAGAGCTGTGACCAGTGCAGCCACAGCCACAACCAGCGCAACCCAGATGTAGCTTAGCCCCTGCTTCTTCAATCCCCCGAAAAACTGCGGTCCGACACTATAGCCGATGCAGAATACAAACAAAGCAAAACTGACAGTTTTCAACAGAGCCGGGACTTTTACACCCGGGATTTGCCCCAGAACAAGCGCCATTATCAGAACTGATGCGGTAGCTCCCAGGCTGAATCCCTTAAATTTGAATTTGCCGATGTAGTAACCGGCACCAAGCGATAGAAACAACAATATCTCAGGTTGTTTACGGCAAATTTCCAAAATATCATTAAACATACATCCCTCCGTTATTTGCCGGACTTCTTCCAGGTGTCATAATATTCAGCAAGCAGTTCGCTGATTGCCTTGCCGATTTTTACATAATCGTTCTTGAAAAGGTTCGCAAGAGAGACGCGAACGGACATTTCCGGAGCAGCAAAGCCGCCGCCATCCATCAGGACAACGCCCTTTTTATCGGCAAGATTCCACACGAAGTCAATCGGTTCGTAAGTTGATTTGAGCCACTTCGCAAAGTCCGCTTCGAATCGTTTTTCGGCAAGTTGCGGAATATCGATCGTCGTGTAATACATTGCGTAACAAGGCAGTTCGGGTGCTTCGACGCCGAGCGACTTATAGAGCGCCTCATAGCGTTCTCTCACCAGGTCCTGCACCTCTTTCTTGTAAAGGTGACTGTCCGAGTCGAGGAGTTCCTGAAATGAGAATAGCGCCATCATCACCTGCTGTGGCGTCGAGAGACCGGCGGTATGGTTCAGGGCTACTGCCCGGCTGTCGGCGACTAAACGGTCAATGAGCTTGATACTGTCCGGATCGGGCGAGATGGATTCATAGCGTTTGTGCATCCCCCCGCGTTTATCCTTGGGAAGAGCCGCAATCATTTTATCCATTACATTGTCCTGGTATATCCCTATGACGCCCAGCCTCCATCCGGTAGTTCCGAAGTATTTTGAGAATGAATAGACCAGAATGGTGTTTTTCGGGGCGATGGCCGCCAAAGATTTGAATCCGTTCACGAATGTTCCGTAAACATCATCGGTCAGTATTATAAGATCTTTTCTGCGCGTTTGAACCAGCTCCGCTATTTTCTCAAGAGATTCCTTCGCGACGCTCGTAGACGGCGGATTTGACGGATTGACGATAAAGAAGGCCTTTACGGAGGGGTCACTCAGCTTTTCAAGTTCAGAATCGGGATACTGCCAATTATTGTTTTCATCCATCTTGATATCAACGACTATCAGCCCATAATCGTTGAGGGTGGGAATATCAAGGTAGGGAGTAAAAATAGGCGTGCCGATAGCGATTTTATCTCCGGGATTAACGAGGAAATTTTCTTTGAGCGTATTGAATACATATGTTATCGCGGCGGTTCCGCCCTCGACCGCGAAAAGGTCCATGGTTCCTGCCGGTGGCTGACAGTCGCACATTGTATTGTCAAGATATGTCTGGACAATCTTTTCGCAGTTTTTCAGCATGCGATCAGGTGTAGGATAGTGGTCGCCGAGTATGCCGTCAATCATCTCCCCGATAAATGAGTCTCCGTCAAGACCAAGATTTTCCGTCGCGTACTTATATGAATCGGCAAGGAACTGGGAGCCGCGCGATTCAGAGTGAATGCGGCAGAAGTCGAGCAGACGTCCTCCCATGCCTTTTGATTCGGGAGCGCCGGCGATTCCGGGGCGGCTCAGAACCCGATGCGCCTCTTCAAGGGCAAAGTTTCCAAGCAGGAAAAAGGCATATCTCGGAACTGTCGCAACCCAGTTCGGATTTCCCCTCCCCGCATTCAACATTATCCGTTCCCGATTTGAGCTTGCCATCTCAATCTGCTTGTCTTTCAGCTCAAACGGACTCAGTCCTTCGTAACGTTTTTCTTCTGTCATTTCTGCCATTTCGTTGACCCCCTTTTTTTATTTACTAAGCCTGGCGCTTTTTCAAAACTTTCAACGTTTCACTATAATGCTATCACATAAAATAATATTTTACGAAGCGAAATTTTTTGTGAAAGGAGGGCGGCATCGTTGTGACGCTGACGCCACATACGCCCGGTTTATTTTTCGGCAAATATGTGCTAAAATTGGACCCTATCATGCTCCTTGGCGTCAACACAGGAAGTTTAATGACCTATGCCGTGGGTAATATCCTGCTTGTTTTGTGGGGTGGGGGACCGGTCATGGTGATGCTGAGGTCATGAGGTGTCAGAAGAGGTTATTCTAATGTGCGATCAAGTTGATACGAATATGGAAAACCATTTCTTTTGCTTCCACTCCGGGCGGATTACCCTTGCAGCGATTCGCCTCCATTCAATTTCCGAACTTGCCACTGGGCTTCAAACAGCGGAAATTGGCCAAGCCGCGGCCTGTCCGCGTGGCACATTGCGTCTTATCGGCAGGGTCCCAATCCGTCCTCGATGTCCGCTGCAAGAAACAGTATTTCCATTACGTATAGGATCATTATGATAGCAACTTGGAATTATAAGTGTTAAGCGGACAGTTTAATCTGCCTGTTGGATTCGACCTGGCGGCGGTATTTCTGTTTGGCCTTACGGGTGCGCTTTTCGCCATGAAGAAGGGCTATGACATTGTAGGCGTATTTGTCATGGCGCTCATCACAGGGGCAGGGAGCGGCCTGATCCGGGACGGGATTTTTCTCCAGCAGGGACCTCCCGCTCTGGTGACGGATGAGCGATACCTTTACGCTGTCGGGGTAGCGGGATGCCTTGGCATTTTGTTTGGTCGACATGTTGTTATAGTCGAAAAGTGGTTCGACAGAGGGGTGTCCGTAGTTGACGCAGCAGCATTAGGGACATACGCCATCGTCGGTGCACAGAAGGCCATCAATGCCGGTCTGGGTGTGTCGGCGGCATTCCTGATAGGTGTCATCAATGCCGTGGGGGCCAGCTTGATTCGCGATGTATTGACACAACAGGAATCCATTCTGTTGAAACCGGGTCAATTTTACGCCTTTGCGGCTGCTGTCGGCTGTATTGTTTTTCTTATTCTCGGTCCAGGGATCGGGATTGCGGCTGAGGTGTCGGCTTTTATCGCCATTGCAGTCACCTTTCTGCTCCGGGTTGCGGCGATCCGCTTCAACTGGCAGACCCCTCCGGCGGGGCAGGAAAAGATACGGGATAAATTACATTGATGCACGAAAAACTTTAAAATTTCCATTGCCCACATCTTGTTATATCTGATAGAGTAATAGCAGTATTAATCGGACAGAAGGGGGATGATGAGAAGACCTTCAGAACAGGATCAGGGACAAAGTGGATTGAGTTTCAGTCGGCTGGAAGAGGGAGTTCTCGTCATAGAGCTCGCCGGCAACTGGACAATCAATGATAAACTCCCACCGTTAAGCGATGTCCAAAAAGAGATTGAAAAGGGTTTGCTGCCTGTGCATATTGCTTTTGATACCAAGGACCTCGGTAAATGGGATAGTGGCCTGCTCACATTTCTTGTAAAAGTGATAGAAATCTGTTCACAGAAAAATATCCAAGTGCAGGAAGATGGGTTGCCCCAGGGGGCACAGCGACTTCTGCACCTTGCCTTTGCCGTTCCAGAGAGGAAAGGTGATCGTAAAGAGAGTTCACGTCTTTCCTTTCTGGCAAAAACAGGTGATTCTGCTGTTATGTTCTGGAAATCTATTTTTGAAATGATTACTTTTGTCGGTGAAGTTTCTGCTGCTTTCATGAAGATGCTTACCGGTAGGGCCCGTTTTCGCGGCTCTGATTTTCTCCTGATCATCCAGGAATGCGGTGCAGATGCGCTTCCAATTGTTTCGCTTATCAGCATACTTGTGGGGCTCATCCTTGCCTTTGTGGGTTCTATACAGCTTAAAATGTTCGGTGCCCAGATATATATAGCAGACCTTGTGGGTATTGCCATGGCCCGTGCCATGGCTGCCGTTATGACAGGCATTATCATGGCAGGTCGCACCGGAGCTTCCTTTGCTGCCAGGATAGGCACGATGCAGGTAAATGAAGAGATTGATGCGCTGAAGA
Proteins encoded in this region:
- a CDS encoding glutamate decarboxylase — its product is MATKKIIDPEYIHPFDEFNMEIPEDTFPMQGMMARAAKGIVNSEEWTDANPVLNLSSFVTTFAEPELREVAAANFLKNYIDHDMYPQLFAMEGRMVRWLHDLWNGPKNVEPYGTATVGSSEACMLGGLAHKWNWREKRQKAGKDAGQPNMVTGGNVQIVWKKFMKYFDVEPRIVPLKPGNYRLTAERLEKYVDENTICVVAIAGQTFTGEDDDFQEIHDWLDAYEKKTGISVPMHIDGASGGFVNPFLYPDYKWDFRLPRVLSINASGHKYGLVPPGLGWVVFKERKIFNEDLVFYVNYLGGEMPTATLNFSRNAFQIAAQYYQFLRLGREGYTRIMQETVNHAIYLRKQLVDSGYFKIMNETQRIPVVALTLDKKIKNFNEFDVSNKVRERGWVLSAYTMPPDAQKIRSLRIVVRPHLNRNTINLLARDIIKACDYLKVHGGTATPPALHDMHKTATSKC
- a CDS encoding DUF1805 domain-containing protein, giving the protein MDWNGLEKHRIDLKLPLLIISGTRGLLACGYLNVETFDKTGETAAIVTGVKNFDDMLNAKAVKVSNAAEQAGIEPGMTGAEVVERIR
- a CDS encoding type II asparaginase, with the protein product MRWTKRLFNIGLLILVATLFVATDSAFALPKIKILATGGTIAGAQTSTSEAGYRAGSFSVDDLIKAVPQLKDLADITGEQVANIGSQTMNHEVWLKLAKRVNEVLKRDTDGVVITHGTDTMEETAFFLSLVVKSDKPVVLVGSMRPATAIGADGPANLYNAVALAANPKARGRGPLVVLNDEIHYAREIQKMNSTQLDTFKSPNRGRAGVMNTGKAYFFSQNTTRHTMESEFSVDGKEAKDLPRVEVVYSYANLGNDVINFLVEKGVKGIILAGVGDGNSTDAAIAGLADAARKGVAVVRATRTGSGLVVRNVEVDDDKLGFITSMELNAQKSRILLMLGLMRTNDPKKLQELFYLY
- a CDS encoding DcaP family trimeric outer membrane transporter, translated to MSSMGMYAKMALFTVMFLLLIFTTPAQAQSQKEEIENLKAAVQSMQKTIEELNRKIAEIEKTQDKTPQAPQAATQAPAVPMVQASVPTAKQQPESTAPAWFDTKSFVTKGDFPGSFKIPGTNTSMQLGGSIQTDIMYDFKGNIGSKDSFVTNTIPTTGPSGSNNTNFSIRNSRVFVKTDTPTDLGHLKTLFEWDFFGSGNTTNLRLRHAYGQMGSFLVGQTWSTFMDASAMPDTLDHEGPSGFVIIRLPMVRWTQSLTKGLTWATAIEKPSGEITAPQGQTGDTRNPYPDFATNLRWEQDWGHLQAAGLFRGMAFNPTTPSGDNQMNVGWGFNLTGELKTWGKDSILFSGTYGKGIARYMNDMGGLGLDAVPKRPGSADLGTPGTFGGTLTYGHWWNEKLNSNFVYSYSFLDNMPGQATLPGQPAAYRSAQYGAANLLWYLTKRVMLGVEYLYGNYQDYNKDSGTASRFQSSVRFNF
- the aspT gene encoding aspartate-alanine antiporter; this encodes MFNDILEICRKQPEILLFLSLGAGYYIGKFKFKGFSLGATASVLIMALVLGQIPGVKVPALLKTVSFALFVFCIGYSVGPQFFGGLKKQGLSYIWVALVVAVAALVTALALGKLFGFSPGTTAGLLAGALTTSAAIGTAEGAITHLPGLSEAARTAMETDTAIAYAITYIFGTVGGILMFSLLPRIMGDDLKAEAGKLEESYSGGGNVPDKSPDLFSWSKQLSLRAYRVENEKIFGKTVSFIEGLFPQHAFVEAVQRGKQTLTLQPDLAAQSGDILIIGSPSRKCMLAATELIGPEQDIADLVEIVGEVMEVCVLNKEIVGKTIAELGSLNEARGLFLRKITRQSNTVPILPKTAIERCDILQLIGSKEDVERAVKMVGFAERQTDVTDMVVVGCGVVLGTLIGLLVVNIAGIPISLGVGGGVLVSGLIFGWVRTLHPTYGQIPSASRWILQNLGLNLFIACVGLGAGSQALAALKTTGLSVFIAGVILTIIPVLVGYFFAKLFMKLNPVFLYGSLTGSRNESAALLTLEEQAESSLPVIGYATAYAVANVVLTIWGSLIVNIMHKF
- a CDS encoding bifunctional aspartate transaminase/aspartate 4-decarboxylase, yielding MAEMTEEKRYEGLSPFELKDKQIEMASSNRERIMLNAGRGNPNWVATVPRYAFFLLGNFALEEAHRVLSRPGIAGAPESKGMGGRLLDFCRIHSESRGSQFLADSYKYATENLGLDGDSFIGEMIDGILGDHYPTPDRMLKNCEKIVQTYLDNTMCDCQPPAGTMDLFAVEGGTAAITYVFNTLKENFLVNPGDKIAIGTPIFTPYLDIPTLNDYGLIVVDIKMDENNNWQYPDSELEKLSDPSVKAFFIVNPSNPPSTSVAKESLEKIAELVQTRRKDLIILTDDVYGTFVNGFKSLAAIAPKNTILVYSFSKYFGTTGWRLGVIGIYQDNVMDKMIAALPKDKRGGMHKRYESISPDPDSIKLIDRLVADSRAVALNHTAGLSTPQQVMMALFSFQELLDSDSHLYKKEVQDLVRERYEALYKSLGVEAPELPCYAMYYTTIDIPQLAEKRFEADFAKWLKSTYEPIDFVWNLADKKGVVLMDGGGFAAPEMSVRVSLANLFKNDYVKIGKAISELLAEYYDTWKKSGK
- a CDS encoding TRIC cation channel family protein, encoding MLSGQFNLPVGFDLAAVFLFGLTGALFAMKKGYDIVGVFVMALITGAGSGLIRDGIFLQQGPPALVTDERYLYAVGVAGCLGILFGRHVVIVEKWFDRGVSVVDAAALGTYAIVGAQKAINAGLGVSAAFLIGVINAVGASLIRDVLTQQESILLKPGQFYAFAAAVGCIVFLILGPGIGIAAEVSAFIAIAVTFLLRVAAIRFNWQTPPAGQEKIRDKLH
- a CDS encoding ABC transporter permease codes for the protein MMRRPSEQDQGQSGLSFSRLEEGVLVIELAGNWTINDKLPPLSDVQKEIEKGLLPVHIAFDTKDLGKWDSGLLTFLVKVIEICSQKNIQVQEDGLPQGAQRLLHLAFAVPERKGDRKESSRLSFLAKTGDSAVMFWKSIFEMITFVGEVSAAFMKMLTGRARFRGSDFLLIIQECGADALPIVSLISILVGLILAFVGSIQLKMFGAQIYIADLVGIAMARAMAAVMTGIIMAGRTGASFAARIGTMQVNEEIDALKTSGISPMEFLVLPRILALSIMLPLLTLYADLMGILGGLIVGVAGFDISLIEYYNETKSSLTLTNIWIGLVSAFVFGVLVAIAGCLRGMQCGRSASAVGDATTSAVVTGIVSIVVATAVITVVCNVLGI